A genomic region of Pseudoalteromonas piscicida contains the following coding sequences:
- a CDS encoding MFS transporter yields the protein MKNASQGWQSPFNFLVLATVVMAVTFAGWMAMLNNFAIEAANFNGANMGMLQSLREIPGFLAFTAVFVLLVLKEQTFALISLCLLSLGVAITGLLPTIYGLYATTVLMSIGFHYFETLNQSLSLQWFNKDEAPAKLGILLSIKSIASLITYAVIWLGFSYFSADYQWMYLLIGGVGFIIALFMFIGFPIFEMHTTQHKKLILRKEYGLYYALIFFSGARRQIFMVFAGFLMVEKFGFDVAQITTLYMLNHLINIFIAPKIGQMIGHIGERKTLTIEYVGLIFVFIGYALVESASFAAALYVIDHLFFAMAIALKTYFQKIARPEDIAATAGVSFTINHIAAVVIPASFGLVWLYDQSLVFYFGAALAVCSLVLSQFVNTANVQEKLAKSV from the coding sequence ATGAAGAATGCTTCTCAAGGATGGCAAAGTCCTTTTAATTTCTTAGTGCTCGCTACTGTAGTTATGGCCGTTACGTTCGCAGGTTGGATGGCTATGCTCAATAACTTTGCGATTGAAGCCGCAAACTTCAATGGCGCTAATATGGGAATGTTGCAATCCCTGCGTGAGATCCCCGGGTTTTTAGCGTTTACAGCGGTATTTGTTTTATTGGTGTTAAAGGAGCAAACCTTCGCACTGATCAGTTTATGTTTGTTATCGCTTGGCGTCGCGATTACGGGCTTGTTGCCTACTATTTATGGTTTGTATGCAACCACAGTGTTAATGTCGATAGGTTTTCACTACTTCGAGACGCTGAATCAATCACTCAGTTTACAATGGTTCAATAAAGATGAGGCGCCGGCCAAACTGGGTATCTTGCTTTCTATTAAATCCATCGCCTCTCTGATCACCTATGCGGTGATATGGCTGGGTTTTAGCTACTTCTCTGCAGACTATCAGTGGATGTATCTGCTTATTGGAGGGGTTGGCTTTATCATTGCGCTATTTATGTTTATCGGCTTTCCTATCTTTGAAATGCATACTACGCAGCATAAAAAGCTTATTTTGAGAAAAGAGTACGGCCTATATTATGCCTTGATTTTCTTCTCGGGTGCGAGACGACAAATATTTATGGTGTTTGCGGGTTTTTTAATGGTAGAAAAGTTTGGTTTTGATGTTGCACAGATCACCACGCTTTATATGTTGAATCATTTGATAAACATATTTATTGCCCCCAAGATTGGTCAAATGATTGGGCATATTGGTGAGCGTAAAACACTGACAATCGAATATGTGGGACTCATTTTTGTATTTATTGGTTATGCATTGGTAGAGTCAGCAAGCTTTGCAGCAGCGCTTTATGTCATCGACCATCTGTTTTTTGCGATGGCTATTGCACTCAAAACGTATTTTCAAAAAATTGCTCGGCCAGAAGATATCGCAGCAACAGCTGGGGTTAGTTTTACCATTAACCATATTGCTGCAGTAGTGATCCCTGCAAGCTTTGGCTTAGTATGGTTATACGATCAATCCTTAGTATTTTACTTTGGTGCTGCACTTGCGGTGTGCTCATTGGTGTTGAGCCAGTTTGTGAATACAGCAAATGTGCAGGAAAAGCTGGCTAAGTCCGTGTGA
- a CDS encoding glycosyl hydrolase family 18 protein: MKYTNLLIALPLLGAMEVALAVDCSNLTQWQSQQVYTGGDAVTYQSAKYTAKWWTQNQNPAQNSNTYDVWQANGSCDPVTPLPQVSVTSPSSNARVLVGSSVSLAAVVSHPQNTAIDSVEFYLDGTLVASDNSAPYEVMWQAQGLGNRALTVYATDVSGARGESSAVNFSVVSDEVPPGDPNFKIVGYFPSWQGAVSDIQFDKLTHINYSFLLPNADGTLRPLENLSKMTALVNSAHANNVKVGIAIGGWNGGDDSAFETFASSQQGRARFVQEVIAFVEQHNLDGVDMDWEYPDPGASANNYALLMKELSVELRARGKFLTAAVVALGYTGGGVLESVFQDIDFLNLMAYDANNTDHASMQYAKDSIAYWQGRGLSKEKTVLGVPFYARPTWKAYRTLLQENPANACRDSDGSSYYNGIPTIRAKTQYAKLNAGGIMNWELSHDSNGPASLLTAKWEVANGVTPSYQCQ, from the coding sequence ATGAAATATACAAATTTATTAATTGCACTTCCGCTCTTGGGCGCGATGGAAGTTGCACTGGCGGTAGACTGTAGCAACTTAACGCAATGGCAATCACAGCAGGTATATACAGGTGGCGACGCAGTCACTTATCAGTCAGCTAAATACACCGCGAAATGGTGGACACAAAACCAAAACCCAGCGCAAAATTCCAATACTTATGATGTCTGGCAAGCCAATGGCAGTTGTGATCCTGTAACGCCATTGCCTCAAGTTTCGGTCACTTCCCCAAGTAGTAACGCACGAGTGTTAGTGGGCTCATCAGTTAGCCTAGCGGCGGTAGTAAGCCATCCGCAAAACACCGCAATCGACAGTGTTGAATTCTATCTCGATGGCACGCTTGTCGCCTCTGACAACAGTGCACCTTATGAGGTGATGTGGCAAGCGCAGGGACTAGGTAATCGCGCATTAACTGTTTATGCAACTGATGTGTCTGGGGCACGAGGTGAATCGAGTGCGGTGAACTTCAGTGTCGTGTCTGACGAGGTTCCTCCTGGCGATCCTAATTTTAAAATTGTCGGCTATTTCCCAAGTTGGCAGGGAGCCGTGAGTGATATTCAGTTTGATAAACTCACCCATATCAATTACTCATTTTTACTACCCAATGCAGATGGCACACTGAGACCGCTTGAAAATTTAAGCAAAATGACAGCGCTAGTAAATTCGGCGCATGCCAACAATGTAAAAGTGGGGATTGCCATTGGCGGCTGGAACGGAGGCGACGATAGTGCATTTGAGACATTCGCCAGTTCACAGCAAGGCAGAGCCCGTTTCGTGCAAGAGGTCATTGCGTTTGTAGAGCAGCATAATCTAGATGGCGTTGATATGGATTGGGAATACCCAGATCCCGGAGCTTCGGCAAATAACTATGCATTACTGATGAAGGAACTGAGCGTTGAGTTACGCGCCAGAGGTAAATTCTTGACGGCAGCTGTGGTGGCGCTTGGCTATACCGGTGGTGGCGTGTTGGAATCTGTATTCCAAGATATCGACTTTTTAAATTTGATGGCGTACGACGCGAACAATACTGATCATGCCTCTATGCAATACGCCAAAGACTCAATAGCTTACTGGCAAGGTCGTGGGCTCAGTAAAGAAAAAACGGTATTAGGCGTACCATTTTATGCAAGACCTACTTGGAAAGCGTATCGCACCTTACTACAAGAGAACCCTGCCAATGCCTGTCGCGATAGTGATGGTAGCAGCTACTACAATGGTATCCCGACGATCCGCGCAAAAACGCAGTACGCTAAGCTCAATGCCGGTGGCATTATGAATTGGGAGCTATCCCATGACAGTAATGGCCCTGCGTCGCTATTAACGGCGAAATGGGAAGTTGCTAATGGTGTAACACCAAGCTATCAATGTCAGTAA
- a CDS encoding AraC family transcriptional regulator, translating to MPSSLSKQTTSPWRIQPKYKRFLKPSLGRPILPRAVKKAEWEHVQRHQHEWGQLAYTSNGVITIVTPEGTFVIPPDQALWLPPGLPHETYCRYGGDFRSVYIDNKYTELLGNKAKLIAVDELLKQFILEICTWQEEYHLDEKTERFITVFIDRLTSATSCHFFIPSAQDARILPIVTELHNNPGCKINLETWSEQVGASTRTLNRLFHKCFMMGFSDWRQKLRAIKAIELLKDGYSQQQAAEYLGFESTAAFSNAFKKVFGKPPGQYIKK from the coding sequence ATGCCAAGTTCTTTATCAAAACAGACAACTTCTCCTTGGCGTATTCAGCCCAAATATAAGCGCTTCTTAAAGCCAAGCCTTGGCCGACCAATCCTGCCAAGAGCGGTAAAAAAAGCAGAGTGGGAGCATGTTCAAAGACACCAACATGAGTGGGGGCAGCTTGCATATACAAGCAATGGAGTCATCACAATTGTGACTCCTGAAGGCACTTTCGTGATCCCGCCAGACCAAGCTTTATGGTTACCTCCGGGCCTTCCACATGAGACATATTGTCGCTACGGTGGGGATTTTCGTAGTGTCTATATCGACAATAAATACACCGAGTTACTAGGGAATAAAGCGAAGCTAATTGCGGTAGATGAACTACTGAAGCAATTTATACTGGAGATCTGTACTTGGCAGGAAGAGTACCACTTAGATGAAAAAACAGAGCGATTTATTACGGTCTTTATTGATAGGCTAACGTCGGCTACAAGTTGCCATTTTTTTATTCCAAGTGCCCAAGACGCGAGAATTTTGCCCATTGTGACAGAGTTGCACAATAACCCAGGATGCAAAATAAATTTAGAAACATGGAGTGAACAGGTCGGCGCATCAACCCGTACACTCAACCGCTTATTTCATAAATGCTTTATGATGGGGTTCAGTGATTGGCGCCAAAAACTAAGAGCTATCAAAGCGATTGAGCTTTTGAAAGATGGATATTCTCAGCAACAAGCAGCTGAATATTTGGGTTTTGAATCTACCGCTGCATTTAGCAATGCGTTTAAAAAAGTCTTTGGCAAACCACCGGGACAGTACATTAAAAAGTAA
- a CDS encoding XRE family transcriptional regulator — MSTAFSRRFVTLVEQFSGGNKRQFAQLTGKSPSHIYRICRGLSRPSMIYLEHLYSLFAVDLNWLLTGEQPLDKPQGQFKDELTLIPKLDIEASAGMGSVIGHEEVTEQFALNRRWLNSHLGVYSEKLAFVSIRGDSMQPTLLDGDMVLVDLSQNQPSKDAVYIVQTDEGLMAKRVQQRHNQLKVISDNPDYPSWEITADNADSHGIAGRVVWCGRSI; from the coding sequence ATGAGTACGGCATTTTCAAGACGATTTGTAACCTTAGTCGAGCAATTTTCAGGTGGTAATAAACGCCAATTTGCCCAGCTAACAGGTAAATCCCCTTCCCATATTTACCGTATTTGTCGCGGCTTAAGTCGTCCTTCAATGATATATCTTGAGCACCTTTATAGCCTATTTGCCGTTGATCTGAACTGGTTACTTACCGGTGAACAACCCTTAGATAAACCACAAGGTCAGTTTAAAGATGAACTTACCCTCATACCTAAACTTGATATTGAGGCCAGTGCAGGTATGGGTAGTGTAATTGGTCATGAAGAAGTCACCGAGCAGTTTGCACTCAACCGTCGTTGGCTAAACTCCCATCTTGGCGTGTATTCTGAGAAGCTCGCCTTTGTCTCTATCCGTGGTGATAGTATGCAGCCCACCTTGCTAGACGGCGATATGGTACTCGTTGACCTTTCACAGAATCAACCTAGTAAAGATGCAGTTTATATCGTTCAAACGGATGAGGGTTTAATGGCTAAGCGAGTGCAACAAAGGCATAACCAGCTCAAAGTGATCAGTGATAACCCTGATTACCCAAGCTGGGAGATCACCGCTGATAATGCCGACAGTCACGGCATTGCAGGGCGTGTTGTTTGGTGTGGTCGCAGTATCTAA
- the rhlB gene encoding ATP-dependent RNA helicase RhlB encodes MTKTHLTNKKFNDFALAPEVVAGLQENGFEFCTPIQAKYIPYICEGRDIAGQAQTGTGKTLAFLTATCHRLLQTKKDKKTQPRAIIMAPTRELAIQIHKDAQVIAPRCDLKLALVYGGEDYEKQRAQLEKGADILIGTTGRLIDFYKQGAYNLNDIEVVVLDEADRMFDLGFIKDIRYLFNRMPGREERLNLLFSATLSYRVQELAFEHMTNPIHVQIEPDVKTGKRIQEELFHPSTDDKIPLLLTLIEEEWPEKAIIFANTKHSCENVYAWLKADGHRAGLLTGDVNQKKRQSILAQFTRGDVDLLVATDVAARGLHIPEVSHVFNFDLPDDREDYVHRIGRTGRAGASGHAISFACEQYAYNLHEIEEYIEHAIPVSHYDKTALLTDLRAPQVNKRRHSGHGNSGNKQRGGGRRTGGYRKPQSK; translated from the coding sequence ATGACTAAGACACATTTGACCAATAAAAAATTCAACGACTTTGCTTTAGCACCGGAAGTGGTCGCCGGTTTACAGGAAAATGGCTTCGAATTTTGTACGCCAATCCAAGCAAAGTATATACCTTACATCTGTGAAGGCCGCGATATCGCGGGCCAGGCACAAACTGGTACGGGCAAAACTCTTGCGTTTTTGACCGCGACCTGTCATCGCCTATTGCAGACTAAAAAGGATAAAAAAACGCAACCTCGTGCAATTATTATGGCACCGACTCGAGAGTTGGCTATCCAAATACATAAGGACGCGCAAGTCATTGCGCCACGTTGTGATCTTAAGCTTGCCCTTGTATATGGTGGCGAAGATTACGAAAAACAACGGGCTCAACTGGAAAAAGGCGCGGATATACTAATCGGAACGACTGGGCGTTTAATCGATTTTTATAAGCAGGGTGCTTATAACCTCAATGATATCGAAGTGGTTGTGCTAGATGAAGCAGACCGAATGTTTGATTTAGGTTTTATCAAAGACATTCGTTATTTGTTCAATCGCATGCCAGGTCGTGAAGAGCGATTAAATCTATTATTCTCTGCAACACTGTCATACAGAGTGCAAGAGTTAGCATTCGAACACATGACCAATCCTATTCATGTGCAAATTGAGCCAGATGTTAAAACGGGCAAACGTATTCAAGAAGAGCTATTTCACCCGTCAACAGATGACAAAATACCTTTACTGCTGACTTTGATTGAGGAAGAGTGGCCAGAGAAGGCAATCATTTTTGCTAATACTAAGCACAGCTGCGAAAACGTATACGCATGGCTGAAAGCAGATGGCCACCGTGCAGGCTTGCTTACTGGAGACGTGAATCAAAAGAAACGCCAGTCAATTTTAGCGCAGTTTACGCGTGGCGATGTTGATTTATTGGTGGCGACTGATGTTGCTGCACGTGGTTTACATATTCCTGAAGTAAGTCATGTGTTCAACTTCGACTTGCCGGATGACAGAGAAGACTACGTTCACCGCATTGGTCGTACGGGTCGAGCTGGTGCATCTGGACATGCGATTAGTTTTGCGTGCGAGCAATACGCCTATAATTTACATGAGATAGAGGAATACATAGAGCATGCAATTCCTGTTTCTCATTATGATAAAACAGCACTATTAACTGACTTGCGTGCGCCTCAAGTAAATAAACGTCGTCATTCAGGCCATGGTAATAGTGGTAACAAGCAACGTGGTGGTGGTCGCCGAACAGGTGGCTACAGAAAACCACAATCCAAGTAA
- the gppA gene encoding guanosine-5'-triphosphate,3'-diphosphate diphosphatase: protein MAKTASKEDIYAVIDLGSNSFHMLIAKHMAGGIHTIGRVKRKVRLASGLNDQNELSLEAMQRGWECLALFAERLQDIPKQNVSIVATATLRLATNAHTFIEKAEQILNHQVNVISGEVEAKTIYKGVAHTSACQGKQLVIDIGGASTEVVIGKGFDALLYKSLNMGCVTYLDRYFSDGLLSLENFDAAEQAAKQVIQPIQAKYKKLGWELAIGASGTVQAIQEIFAAMGENEQLTLSKLEEVKLKAIECETVAALTLPGLIEERRLVFVSGLAILIALFKSLDIQSMGLAGGALREGVLYSMIPDFQAVDICQRTLDGFTQRYHVDTEQALRVYEVVSDIIAQVSSSWGLDEQASLHLAKAIASLHEIGLLIDYKQYHRHSGYILANTSMPGYSKAQKDIIVAIVKNHRADLVAKDFDRLGCHFEYAKLLCVVVRLGVLLSMRRKDDVLPKVTVQANNEEKNSLTMQMPDPWLSLHPLMLAELVQEAAYLSKFGWELKIERV from the coding sequence GTGGCAAAGACTGCTTCGAAGGAAGATATTTACGCTGTAATAGACTTAGGGTCTAACAGCTTTCATATGTTGATAGCGAAACATATGGCAGGCGGTATTCACACAATTGGCCGTGTGAAAAGGAAGGTGCGGCTGGCATCTGGGCTTAATGACCAAAATGAATTGTCGCTTGAGGCGATGCAAAGAGGATGGGAATGCCTTGCTTTGTTTGCTGAGCGCTTACAGGATATCCCCAAGCAAAACGTTAGTATTGTCGCGACAGCGACATTGCGTTTGGCTACTAATGCTCACACATTTATCGAAAAAGCGGAGCAGATCCTTAATCATCAGGTAAATGTGATAAGTGGAGAAGTGGAAGCGAAAACCATTTATAAAGGTGTCGCTCACACATCCGCCTGTCAAGGTAAGCAACTTGTTATTGATATCGGTGGCGCGAGTACCGAAGTTGTGATCGGGAAAGGCTTTGATGCCTTGCTGTATAAAAGCTTAAATATGGGCTGTGTGACTTATCTAGATAGGTATTTCAGCGATGGCCTATTAAGTCTTGAAAACTTTGACGCTGCTGAGCAGGCTGCAAAGCAGGTAATACAGCCTATTCAGGCCAAATATAAAAAGCTTGGCTGGGAGTTAGCCATTGGTGCGTCAGGAACTGTTCAAGCCATTCAGGAAATTTTCGCCGCGATGGGCGAGAACGAACAACTGACGCTAAGCAAGTTGGAAGAAGTAAAGCTTAAAGCAATTGAATGTGAAACGGTGGCTGCGCTAACTTTACCTGGGTTAATTGAAGAACGCCGCTTAGTCTTTGTATCGGGCCTTGCTATTTTGATTGCACTATTCAAGTCATTGGATATTCAATCTATGGGTCTTGCCGGTGGCGCACTTCGTGAGGGTGTACTTTATAGTATGATCCCTGATTTTCAGGCTGTCGATATATGTCAGCGTACATTGGATGGTTTCACTCAGCGTTATCATGTTGATACCGAGCAGGCGCTGCGAGTATACGAAGTGGTGTCTGATATTATCGCCCAAGTGTCATCAAGCTGGGGTCTGGATGAACAAGCGAGTCTGCACTTGGCAAAGGCAATCGCATCTCTTCATGAAATTGGCTTGCTGATTGACTATAAACAGTACCATAGACACAGCGGCTATATATTGGCGAATACTTCAATGCCTGGATATAGCAAAGCGCAAAAAGATATTATCGTTGCTATCGTTAAAAATCATAGAGCCGACCTTGTTGCCAAAGATTTTGATCGATTAGGTTGTCACTTTGAGTACGCTAAGCTGTTATGCGTCGTAGTTCGACTTGGTGTTTTGCTATCTATGCGTAGAAAAGACGATGTTCTACCTAAAGTAACAGTTCAAGCCAACAATGAAGAGAAAAACTCCCTGACTATGCAAATGCCCGATCCCTGGTTATCTCTTCATCCGTTGATGCTAGCGGAGCTCGTTCAAGAAGCGGCTTACCTATCAAAATTCGGTTGGGAATTAAAAATAGAGCGCGTCTAG
- a CDS encoding methylamine utilization protein encodes MLNLTIFGRIAVMMAMLQAGLVNALEVQIVDADKQPLANVAVWLQGDGFDNKRTTLDYKMEQKDKAFVPHILMVQAGTQVSFPNLDPILHHVYSFSAAKPFELKLYRDDPKQVLFDQTGVVELGCNIHDWMLGYIVVVDSPLFAVTDSSGKVSIDLGAQQASALKLNVWHERFENIDKIEQHALSAVNNTQAITYQIKQTLVAPLQDFSDGFDDY; translated from the coding sequence ATGCTAAACCTAACAATTTTTGGGCGTATTGCTGTTATGATGGCAATGCTACAAGCCGGTCTAGTCAATGCCCTTGAAGTGCAAATAGTCGATGCTGATAAACAGCCACTCGCGAATGTCGCGGTGTGGTTGCAAGGAGATGGCTTTGATAACAAAAGAACGACGTTAGATTATAAAATGGAGCAAAAGGATAAAGCGTTTGTGCCACATATTTTGATGGTGCAAGCAGGCACACAAGTCTCGTTTCCGAATTTAGATCCCATTCTGCACCACGTCTATTCGTTCTCTGCTGCAAAGCCATTCGAGCTTAAGTTGTATCGCGATGACCCGAAACAAGTATTATTTGATCAAACCGGTGTGGTTGAGCTTGGTTGTAATATTCACGATTGGATGCTGGGCTATATCGTGGTTGTAGATAGCCCATTATTTGCGGTAACGGATAGCAGCGGCAAAGTATCAATTGACTTAGGTGCTCAGCAAGCCAGCGCACTAAAGCTGAATGTATGGCATGAAAGATTCGAAAATATAGACAAAATAGAACAGCATGCGCTCTCTGCTGTGAACAACACTCAAGCAATTACCTATCAAATTAAGCAAACTCTGGTTGCTCCACTTCAGGATTTCTCCGATGGCTTCGATGATTACTAA
- a CDS encoding glycoside hydrolase family 97 protein: MSLSLIGLSLFTTTSFAASLAVSSPDGKITFTLSDDNSQPIYQVSFNDKTIIQPSKLGFDFATAASMRDGLSITTHQRNSVDSSWQQPWGEARVIQDKHNELAVTFAKQTDKSPQYTVRVKVFDDGVGFRYEVAQNQALYITRELTEFAFAQSDKSTAWWIPARGWNRYEYVYNTTPLHDAPHVHTPFTLKNQDGVHISVHEAALIDYAGMTLNQRRPGTFVADLTPWSDGVAVKTNGKFNTPWRTLQIGDKATDLLNSHLILNLNEPNKLGDVSWVEPGKYIGIWWGMHINKNTWGSGDKHGATTARTKEYLSFAADNGFDGVLVEGWNIGWDGDWFFNGDVFSFTDAYADFNIDEIAKHGEKVGARLIGHHETSGNVSNYRNQMEAAFALYEKAGVRQVKTGYVADGGNIKRIDAKGNAKFEWHDGQFMANEYLDNVKLAAKHKISINTHEPIKDTGLRRTYPNWIAREGARGQEFNAWGTPPNPPEHVPMLAFTRMLAGPMDFTPGIFDMGFNGLGDKTNRPQTTLAKQLALYVVLYSPIQMAADLPENYLAKPDAFQFIKDVPTDWEHSIALAGEVGDYVVFARKERKHKQYSGNDWFLGAVTDEEAREIPITLDFLESGKTFEAQIYADGNKAEWKQNPYEMNIYRKKVTSADKLTLKLAAGGGVAIRFKSL, translated from the coding sequence ATGTCACTTTCCCTGATCGGATTAAGCTTGTTTACGACTACGAGCTTTGCCGCATCTTTAGCTGTGAGTTCGCCAGATGGCAAAATCACTTTTACCTTGAGTGATGATAATAGCCAGCCGATCTACCAAGTCAGCTTTAACGACAAAACCATTATTCAACCGTCTAAACTTGGTTTTGATTTCGCAACAGCTGCATCGATGCGCGATGGCTTAAGTATCACCACACATCAGCGCAATAGCGTCGATAGCAGTTGGCAACAGCCTTGGGGCGAAGCCCGGGTGATCCAAGATAAGCACAATGAGCTTGCAGTCACCTTTGCTAAGCAGACAGACAAGTCGCCGCAATATACTGTGCGTGTAAAAGTATTTGATGACGGTGTCGGCTTTCGTTATGAGGTTGCTCAAAATCAAGCGCTTTATATCACCAGAGAATTAACCGAATTCGCCTTTGCACAAAGTGATAAAAGTACCGCGTGGTGGATCCCTGCTCGTGGCTGGAATCGCTATGAATATGTATACAACACCACACCACTGCACGATGCCCCACATGTGCACACCCCGTTTACCTTAAAGAATCAAGACGGAGTTCATATCAGTGTGCATGAAGCGGCCCTAATTGACTATGCGGGTATGACCTTAAACCAGCGTCGCCCGGGAACATTTGTTGCTGATCTAACACCTTGGTCAGATGGCGTTGCAGTAAAAACCAATGGTAAGTTCAATACACCTTGGCGCACCCTGCAAATAGGCGATAAAGCCACCGACTTGTTGAACTCTCACCTTATTTTAAACCTCAACGAGCCAAATAAGCTCGGTGATGTATCTTGGGTTGAGCCGGGTAAATATATCGGCATTTGGTGGGGCATGCACATCAACAAAAATACCTGGGGCAGCGGCGATAAACATGGAGCCACTACGGCGCGCACTAAAGAATATTTGAGCTTTGCCGCTGACAACGGCTTTGATGGCGTGTTGGTTGAAGGTTGGAACATCGGCTGGGATGGCGACTGGTTCTTCAACGGTGATGTCTTTAGCTTTACCGACGCCTATGCTGACTTTAATATTGACGAAATAGCCAAGCACGGAGAAAAAGTAGGTGCACGCCTAATTGGTCATCACGAGACGTCTGGTAACGTCAGCAACTATCGCAATCAAATGGAGGCGGCCTTCGCACTCTACGAAAAAGCAGGCGTTCGCCAAGTTAAAACCGGTTATGTAGCCGATGGTGGCAACATCAAACGCATTGATGCCAAGGGCAATGCCAAATTCGAATGGCACGATGGTCAATTTATGGCAAATGAGTACTTAGACAACGTCAAACTCGCGGCCAAACACAAGATCAGTATCAATACGCATGAACCAATCAAAGATACCGGCCTGCGTCGTACCTATCCAAACTGGATTGCGAGAGAAGGCGCTAGAGGGCAAGAGTTCAACGCATGGGGCACGCCACCAAACCCACCAGAGCATGTGCCAATGCTCGCCTTTACTCGCATGTTAGCAGGCCCAATGGACTTTACTCCGGGTATTTTTGACATGGGCTTCAACGGCCTTGGCGATAAAACCAACCGCCCACAAACCACCCTCGCCAAACAATTAGCGCTTTATGTTGTGCTTTATAGTCCAATTCAAATGGCGGCCGATTTGCCAGAAAATTACCTCGCTAAGCCAGACGCCTTCCAATTTATCAAAGACGTACCCACCGACTGGGAACACAGTATCGCACTTGCAGGAGAAGTGGGTGATTATGTTGTTTTTGCCAGAAAGGAGCGCAAGCATAAACAATATAGTGGTAACGATTGGTTCTTGGGCGCAGTAACTGACGAGGAAGCGAGAGAAATTCCTATTACTTTAGATTTCCTTGAGTCAGGTAAAACCTTTGAAGCGCAAATCTACGCGGACGGTAATAAAGCCGAATGGAAACAAAACCCGTATGAAATGAATATTTACCGTAAAAAGGTAACAAGTGCCGACAAACTCACATTAAAACTGGCTGCCGGCGGCGGTGTTGCTATTCGCTTTAAATCGCTTTAA